The following coding sequences lie in one Spinacia oleracea cultivar Varoflay chromosome 1, BTI_SOV_V1, whole genome shotgun sequence genomic window:
- the LOC110778127 gene encoding protein gar2 has protein sequence MEGENRDGGSTFRVNFSDEGAAKLAALLTDTLKEYMGDDVDDTLVKYVIVLLGNGRLKEEVKEDLDVFLGDKSDSFVTWLWDHLASNLDLYVGSPQSCPNEVAKAKPELVERTSKDHSDHPVSESDRGKSSKTFRSRHNRDWKGLVTDNSQPPLIRSSVTNNLQNEEKTYPNALHGRQSVSPERPVHRKRYRPGERPRPKREISQATIAAPRRLLQFAVREAVATTRSSNSVSEPARKRLRSVVSTTTGNSTEEVYHRRIQSAVRLQNPMATAINAVAEASKDVRRVRTGNVFDRLSRGDGSSDKVPVFKELAVQDDEHDNYDHIHEKSRHRYVEKRENNGHHNVNASIVNSSTGLASDSASDNEGYDDVNVVGARGVDVSETGTSAKADDSLMVHYSVDQNTDGVTRQSRRKDQELPASAANTKHKIVNISVNVNTWKPHHYQAAREVPDVEIPKSTQETDLGASNSNGNPAADTQKLNQKTAGSSLPGAHSTGRPLEDADSRTIFVNNVHFAATEDTLSRHFNKFGEVLKVIILTDAATGHPKGSAYVEFMRKEAADNALTLDGTSFMSRMVKVLKKSSVQQEANPVMMWPRITRGSPFAAPRFAQAPFPKVFPGTQRARPPVKPGMRSMQWKRDTQQTSVESVASVPGNLNAGRGLTYIRTDAK, from the exons AAATATGTCATAGTCTTACTGGGCAATGGCCGACTCAAGGAAGAGGTCAAGGAGGACCTGGATGTTTTTCTGGGAGATAAGAGTGATTCTTTTGTAACATG GCTGTGGGATCATCTTGCCTCTAACTTGGACCTGTATGTAGGATCCCCTCAATCTTGTCCAAATGAAGTGGCAAAAGCTAAACCTGAATTGGTTGAGCGTACAAGTAAAGATCATTCTGATCACCCAGTTTCAGAATCGGATAGAGGAAAGTCTAGCAAGACTTTTAGAAGCCGACACAATAGGGATTGGAAAGGACTTGTGACAGATAACAGTCAACCTCCTCTTATTCGTAGTTCAGTTACCAATAATTTACAGAATGAAGAGAAAACCTATCCCAATGCTTTGCATGGCAGGCAATCTGTTTCCCCGGAACGTCCTGTGCATAGGAAAAGATATCGCCCTGGTGAACGTCCCCGGCCAAAG AGAGAAATATCTCAAGCAACTATTGCTGCTCCTAGGAGGCTGCTGCAATTTGCTGTTAGAGAAGCAGTTGCAACTACAAGGTCCTCCAACTCTGTGTCAGAGCCAGCACGAAAGCGACTGCGGTCTGTGGTTTCTACGACGACTGGAAATTCAACAGAGGAAGTTTATCATAGGAGAATTCAGTCAGCAGTAAGGTTGCAAAATCCAATGGCAACTGCCATTAACGCTGTTGCAGAGGCATCCAAAGATGTCAGAAGGGTAAGAACTGGAAATGTCTTTGACAGACTGAGTCGCGGTGATGGAAGCTCTGATAAAGTACCAGTCTTCAAAGAACTTGCTGTCCAAGATGATGAACATGACAATTATGATCATATTCATGAGAAATCACGTCATAGATATGTTGAAAAGAGAGAGAACAATGGACATCACAATGTGAATGCATCCATTGTGAATAGCAGCACAGGCCTGGCATCTGATTCTGCATCTGATAATGAAGGATATGATGATGTCAATGTTGTTGGTGCTAGAGGAGTTGATGTCTCTGAAACTGGCACTTCTGCTAAAGCTGATGATTCATTGATGGTGCATTATAGTGTTGACCAAAATACTGATGGGGTGACACGTCAATCACGAAGAAAAGATCAAGAATTACCAGCTTCTGCCGCTAATACCAAGCATAAGATTGTTAATATCTCAGTGAATGTAAATACTTGGAAACCACACCATTACCAAGCAGCACGAGAGGTTCCAGATGTTGAGATACCAAAGTCCACACAGGAGACTGACCTTGGAGCTAGCAATTCTAAT GGAAATCCTGCTGCAGACACCCAGAAACTAAATCAGAAAACAGCGGGATCATCTCTTCCTG GGGCTCATTCAACTGGCCGTCCTTTGGAAGATGCTGATTCTCGTACAATTTTTGTCAATAAT gttcattttgcTGCTACCGAGGATACTCTGTCTCGGCATTTCAACAAGTTTGGGGAAGTGTTAAAGGTGATAATTCTGACTGATGCTGCAACTGGACATCCAAAAGG ATCGGCTTATGTGGAGTTCATGCGGAAAGAAGCTGCGGATAATGCTTTGACATTGGATGGGACATCCTTTATGTCACGTATGGTCAAG GTTTTGAAGAAAAGCTCTGTCCAGCAAGAAGCCAATCCTGTGATGATGTGGCCTCGTATTACTCGTGGTTCTCCATTCGCTGCTCCTAGATTTGCTCAAGCTCCTTTCCCAAAGGTCTTTCCTGGTACACAGAGAGCTCGACCACCTGTTAAACCAGGTATGAGGAGTATGCAGTGGAAGCGGGATACCCAGCAAACCTCAGTGGAGAGTGTGGCTTCTGTTCCCGGAAACTTAAATGCGGGTCGTGGCCTCACCTATATCCGTACAGATGCCAAGTGA